From Syntrophorhabdaceae bacterium, a single genomic window includes:
- a CDS encoding inositol monophosphatase family protein, which yields MDHLLEFAVHCARESGKIQRKNYEKHFEIHHKGEINLVTDVDFACQERIIKLIRQSFPQDHIISEEKSNRFDGTQNRWIVDPLDGTTNYAHGYPFFCTSIAYEVKGEVVLGVVYNPIFKELFTGRKGRGAYLNGRRLNVSGIRTLKNSLLSTGFPYDIVTSKDNNIDHFINFLYHAQAVRRDGSAALNLSYVAAGRFDGYWELKLNSWDMAAGALIVREAGGRITNLRGGRFDIYKNDVIATNGLIHAQMVKILKKKTP from the coding sequence ATGGATCATCTGCTCGAATTTGCCGTTCACTGTGCCCGCGAATCGGGGAAGATTCAACGCAAGAATTATGAGAAACATTTTGAGATACACCACAAAGGGGAAATCAATCTCGTAACGGACGTGGATTTCGCCTGTCAGGAGCGTATCATAAAGCTCATACGCCAAAGCTTTCCCCAGGACCATATCATCAGCGAGGAAAAATCGAATCGTTTTGACGGGACACAGAACAGGTGGATCGTCGATCCCCTTGACGGCACCACGAACTATGCGCACGGCTATCCGTTCTTTTGTACTTCAATCGCCTACGAGGTGAAGGGAGAAGTTGTGCTCGGCGTGGTCTATAACCCGATCTTCAAGGAACTCTTCACCGGCCGAAAAGGACGCGGGGCGTATCTCAACGGCAGACGGCTTAACGTATCGGGCATACGAACCCTCAAGAACTCTCTCTTAAGCACCGGTTTTCCCTACGACATCGTGACAAGCAAGGACAACAACATCGACCATTTTATCAATTTTCTGTACCACGCGCAGGCGGTGAGAAGGGACGGCTCCGCGGCGCTCAATTTGAGCTATGTGGCCGCCGGGAGATTTGACGGATACTGGGAATTGAAACTCAATTCATGGGACATGGCCGCAGGGGCGCTCATCGTCCGTGAAGCCGGGGGGCGCATCACCAATCTGCGCGGCGGCAGATTCGACATTTACAAAAATGATGTTATCGCCACAAACGGACTGATCCATGCGCAGATGGTGAAGATTCTCAAAAAGAAGACGCCGTAA
- a CDS encoding V4R domain-containing protein, which yields MKEYSIDDIKTILRPKLGQDVPLLLFRILRIIGMRQILGETSGATLYMVGKQVGNLIGAKDLEDFRAKIMELKVGIPEVQIVDEDHLTVKLYECITCAGFAYTGEMFCDMESGIIAGLIETIYEKKAKSRQTKSWSVGFNYCEFEIFLY from the coding sequence ATGAAAGAGTATTCGATCGACGATATAAAGACTATTTTGAGACCCAAACTCGGGCAGGACGTTCCTTTGCTTCTCTTCAGAATTCTCAGAATCATTGGCATGAGGCAGATTCTCGGGGAGACTTCAGGCGCGACACTGTACATGGTCGGCAAGCAGGTGGGAAATTTGATCGGCGCCAAAGACCTCGAAGATTTTAGGGCAAAGATAATGGAGCTCAAAGTGGGCATACCGGAAGTCCAAATTGTTGACGAAGACCATCTGACCGTAAAGCTCTACGAGTGTATCACCTGCGCCGGTTTCGCCTATACCGGAGAGATGTTTTGCGATATGGAAAGCGGCATTATTGCGGGCCTTATCGAGACCATATACGAAAAGAAGGCAAAATCCAGGCAGACCAAAAGCTGGTCCGTGGGGTTTAATTACTGCGAGTTCGAGATATTTCTCTACTGA